Part of the Arachis hypogaea cultivar Tifrunner chromosome 6, arahy.Tifrunner.gnm2.J5K5, whole genome shotgun sequence genome, AGTTCAATGAAGTTTCATATATTTTGAGTCTTCAAATGAgtagatattaaaattttttataatcaaatttttcATCTAATTTAAGACTGGACcacaaaacattaaaaatatttgtcATACTAACTCTGTAAAGAAACAATTCTATAAGAACTCTTCTATATCTCATAACCTCACAAACACTTGCCATTGGATTAAACTAgctataatattaaatataagtaCAAATTTCATATTTAACCAACTCTAGGATCATTCATTTATGTAAATAACactattaattttgtttttctcaaaCTCACTAACAACATGctcaaaaaaaattaacaacttaATATATTTTCATGCAAGAGAACCACTTATTTATACAATTAATAAACTAACATTAATCATTGGCGACAGAAACATATGGAATTACTAACTTGAATTAACACTTGGTTGATGGCATCTTCTTCGTGTCTTCATAACCTTGTGACTTGGTGAAAGCAATATGCCATGGCTAGTTAATAACTGACTTTTAAAATTATGCAACTATATAGGAATATTTCTTAACAAAAGCCAACATCTTTGTCTACTTGGAATTTCTTTAAACTTCCGATATCTTTTGGTAAAGGGTGAAAAGTTTGCAAGttgatttaataattattacCAACACATTTATATATGTATCTTATTTGGACGACTCTGTTTTAATTCCAAGGAATGAGGCTGAGAGATCTTGGGACTTTGGTAAGAGTTTGAGTCTTACCACATGATCCGGTTGTTTTAGCTATGTctataaattagaatttaaatacAATAACAAATGTATTTATTTTCAGTTAAAGAGAATTTCGCTAATAATAACCcactcataaataaattaaaatagttattGAAAGATCAGACAAATTTTTTAGCTTCTCTGAAGAGGATAACAttctataaatactaaattttaattacgTAAACTACTCACTCTGAGTAATATTATGTCATTTTTTACTCTTATTAACTTCGGTGTTAGAGTATCTTTGTAGGTGTCCatcattatcttttttttttcttgaagccAGCATACACCTCTTCACTTCAGACAGAAGAGAACTCAATCCCTAAATAAGACGAACTATACCTCTACAAAACTTACCACACAGGAACACCattgataatgatgatgaaatAATTAAGGCTTTGGCAAATACAAGTATCATGGCTTTACCACCGACGATACACAGCGTATTTTTGGTAGTGTAATTTGAATCTATAAAGATCATGGAGCATCTCATTTTGTTCTCTGAGTGTTATGAGTGTTATTAGTATAAGGGGTCATTtggaaaattttaaaagttatttttttattttttgacttatgaaaaatagtaatattaataTCTGGTGCAATTTTTAAAACCAAAGTATAACTTTTTAAGAAGCTATTTAAGTGTTTAtagaaaagtttaaaaaaatgtcttttctcgtaataaaaaattttttattttttttaaaataagcatTTTTATTAGaactaaaaaaatacaaaataatttttttataatttacttttaatataaatatctacacaactagaaaatggattaatacagacagatttacagacagatttagtctttattacaaacGAATTTTCAGTTACAGATGaaattaccgacagattttgTCCTTCTGTAAAAGtctcgtcggaaattatttaccgacgaatttttttcGTCGAAAAATTATCGatggatttttaccagttaccgacggatttttcctctgtaaattctccatccatttcccgACGACAATGAACTTTTCgacggattttttgtctgtaattacagacggatttttcgacggatttttcTTCTGTAATTATAGATGGATTTTTCAacagattttttgtctgtaatttaaACCTTGAAAAATCATCCCACACTCTgaatacagacagaaaattcgtctataaatccgtcagtaaggtaaaatagaatgttttttaaatttttccattgtaaaataaatactttagatttgttttctaaatttattcCATCAAACACTctgtaaattgaaaaaaagaaagcaaaaaatcacataaataaacataatattcaTTACATAATACCTATAAAATTAGTTGTTATTTTTCAACACCATTAGCCAATATTTCACTGTCTCAATAAAAAGATGCTCCAAAAAAATAAGATGACCATCCCAATAAACAAGTTCCTCATTATAGTTATATTCCTATGAATGTAATCATATCATTAAATTAATCCCTAAAGTGCTACTTCAGGATGCTAAAATTCAACTCCACTCCACAATTAGGAGGGGGTTCTTATCAGAGTTTTCAACAGATCAAACAAGTTACAAATCAAAAGTTAATTTTCCTCATTCAAGCATGATGCTATTGTTGTGACTTGTGAGAGGAGTCACTCCTGCAGTTGCACTTTATTTATTCAGTTTACTTGTTGTTGGTGGCCTCAGATAGGGTAAGCAGCGTAGGCAGCAGCATATATGCTtggatcatgaggaggaggcaatGCATATCCATAACCATCATAAACAGGGGCTCCGTAATAAATGCCACTCTAGTGGTTGCCACCAAAGTTCATTCTAAACTGTTCTCCAAAGAAATACCCGTTGAGAATCATCACAAATGCAATTTAAAGGCATACAACATGAAGAAAATTCAGTCAGTACTATTCTATCACTAATGTTCTAGtaacatttttaaaaatgaattcagAAAACTTCAAATTTGTTGATATAAGCAGCCAAGGACCAAAAAGGTTCACATCCCTTAAGTTAGGTGCAATAAATGGTATCTCTAAATggataatcataaaaaatacttGTTCTTACAGACTAAGGCCACATTTGGAGATTGTCTCCAGGATAGAAATACGGGAGACAAAACCTGTCTCGAGAAAGATATAGGTAGAGAGGCAGACAAAATGTCTGTCTTAGAACAACTTTTTTTCTGCCCCTATTTTTTTAGTGTCTTTATATTTTGCATCTTCTACCTTTTTTGCATCTTCCACTTATAATGAAATACAGAAAAATGAAGCTAAGCAAGAAGAAGAAAACTTGGGTTGCCGGCTCTTTTTCTTTGATGGAGGCTGTGTAGAAGTGTTAAATGATGTTGGTGGTGGAATCATGAAAGTTCCAATTCTAGTTCTTGTACCTGAGGAAACATTGTTATTAAAATGCTTGATAGTTAAAGAAGTCATGTACAGTAAAAAAGttgtattatattaaaatttaattcttaatattctttaaacaaaaaaatgaactaattattgaattaaattggtttaAAATAATCATATAGTATTGAATCTAATATAAAGaataaagtatacaaattatcacGTTGACATCATTATTATATATAAGAAACAAATGAAGCTAAGCCAAATAGCTAATTAGATAGCAGGGTTGCCTTGAGTTCTTTTCTTAATATCTTGCCAATTGAAGATTTTGGAATTGCGTCAATGAAAATTACTTTATATAGCCTCTTGTAAAATACTACCTGTTCacaacaattaaattaaaaaatgtcaTGCATtgtcttattaattaattatcttctTATCAAATACAATTAAATTAATCAAGTATAAATCATTTACCTGTTTAGCTATAAAGTCCTTGACAGCATCTTCAGTAATAGGATCATTTGATGACCTCACCACAAAAGCAACTGGAACTTCACCAGCTACATCATCTTTTTGCCTACATATGCATGTGTGTGCAACAACcatttaattacttattattaCTCAATAATTATTATTAGCTAATAACTAGCTTAATTAATTTCAAAGATACATATAAGGTAAATTTTACTATGTAGAAGAGGATCTCATTCTATATGTGTAAAAATATGGTGTATGATATAACTGTGACAAATGTCCTACTAAAAAACAAAATCTATCTTTATTCAGTCTATCTCCAAACTTGGTACAGTATAGTTTCATGTGATGAAACTATAAACAACTATGATAATATGAGGTTTAGTAATAATTATGTTAGCATAAAATTATGGGCTTGTAAATTAagcctttttaattttttggacaaaaaggtgaatttatattttataataaagatataCGTAGATACAATAAAAGTCTAAGCATACTGACTCTCacagattattttttttttccttttttttccttaaaTCTCTCTGTAATATATATAGGACCATAAAATTCGAGAAACAAAATCTCTCTCTTCATGgttaatttaatcaattaattaacatatatatatttatttaaatattatctatataataaaaaataattatttaagataataaattttttaaacttaatAAATTGTAAACAAAATTtgtgatagatatatataacaaaatattttaggaaCAAAATTATTACAccaaagtaatttttattttggtatatatataatagattctTTATCTAccttttcaaacaaaaaaaaaatatctcaaaaagtaaaaaaaaaaaataagaattcctaattcattttcattatttttttcattctaatataaaattacatgaaatgttttcttcttctcaatGACATACAACTATAAAAATTGTAGCGTAAATTATAATATGATCTATTATGTCTTAACTTTAATTTACAAATAATTTacttactaaatttttaaaataataaacaatttCACTGAGTTATCAAATACTCTTgtataatgtattttttatatttatgttttttataatttaattttaatctaataaaatttaaaaatagaaaaaagtatTTTAGAGAGACTAAAATGGCATAAATAAATATCCAAGAAGTAAACTTTCTAAAAACATTAGCAACTTTTACAGTAAAACCATTCTTTTgtctttaaaaaagaaattaacttATAAGCCCATAGGCCCACAATTATGTTAACATATTACtactaataatatatttgtttatCAACCTCATCACGTGATACTATAGTATCCCTATGCAGATAGACAGATTCTGTCCCTTTAGTGGGACACTTGTCGCATAGTTATAGCATACACTGCATTTCTATACATGTAGAAAAATAATTCTTTCTACACCAAAAAATTCACCAAGAATTATATATGTATACTTACAGAACAACAGCTGCATCTTCAATGGAAGGGTGGCTCATGAGAATTCCTTCAAGTTTTGCCGGAGCCAATGCATCAATAAAAGATgctagaaaaaaaatatacataagcATATTATTTGTGCTACTCTATTCAATGGTAGAATGGTTCAAGTTAGATGACTTCATGAATCTTTTCTTAAATTAACAATAGATGCAAAAATCAGTCCACAATCAAGATAAAGAGACTCAAAATATAAGTTTTGCTTTCATGTTATCTGACTCTAGAGAAGGGTCAGTATGAATGTGTCGTAGGTAAGGTTAGTTTGAATTTGGCAAGAAGCTGATTTTACAGCCAAAACTTCGAATGTTAACTACTAACCTTTGCACCATGGCTCCAAATTTAAAAGTTTTGGTAGTATTGCAAGTCTGTCTCATCTAAAAATAATCTTAGACCTtataaagcagaaaaagccatgaACATACCTGATTTAGTTTTTCCTTTGTAAGAACCTTCTATAAGTCTTCCCTTATCTCCACAAGACCCTCCTGTACCAAAATCAAATATCATCACAAGCAAATCAATCAGTtaagaaaacttcatgaacacttttATATGCATGCATAATGAAAGCACAAGACGGATCAAATCCCATTAAAAATATATCACAAGAATATATTTGCTTTCAATGTCATATGCTAAGGAGTAATGTACATTACATTGCACTAGAGGTCCATATTTCCCtgctttaaaatattaaaaacaaaattaacaaatcaaataaaaataaatccttcaaaataataataataataataataaagaaaaaatatgcaTCAACAGGTTCAAAAATGTCTTTTAAGTCCAAATTATACATTAGAAATGCACCGCAGCTTCAGCAATTGTTTGACCGAAAAACATGGTCTCTGCTTGAAGGTCCTTGATTATGACTTCCAGAGAATCAAGTTGTGACTCTAATCCCATCCCTCTCTGTTTCAATATCTCAGCGGTCTGTTTGAAAGTTTTCTCTACATAATATCCTTCTCTCAAAAAAACCTACgaatcaaaataaaacaaaacaaaaccacTTCTCAAACATGGAAAGCAAAAATATAGGAATTGAAAAAGGCAACAACAAAACCTACCTGAATAAAATACAAGGCACCATTTATTGAAATATAAACTATATGACACATAAAATAAGTATCAAATACAATACTTTGAACAGTTAGAATCTGTAATATAAGTTACAAATAATTCAGGTTCTTGAGGCCTCCCAAAGAATTCGGTATCTCACCACTAAAATTGTTATTGGAGAGATCAAGTGTCTGAAGCTTTTCTATGCTTCCAATTGCTGTAGCAATCTGATCGGAAATTGCATTGTTCTGAAGCAACCTGTACCAATTAAGCATCACTGTAACTGCATCTACTTTGAGTGAATATAAGTTTATA contains:
- the LOC112696674 gene encoding LRR receptor kinase SERL2-like isoform X5, producing the protein MIEIFAAVLSSSGINYEVLTLMAIKNELNDPHNVLENWDSNSIDPCSWRMITCNLDGSVSVLLLQNNAISDQIATAIGSIEKLQTLDLSNNNFSVYISINGALYFIQVFLREGYYVEKTFKQTAEILKQRGMGLESQLDSLEVIIKDLQAETMFFGQTIAEAAEGLVEIREDL
- the LOC112696674 gene encoding leucine-rich repeat receptor-like protein kinase PXC2 isoform X4, which gives rise to MLPVFLLMIKPSEESANFFTDDKANQVLTLMAIKNELNDPHNVLENWDSNSIDPCSWRMITCNLDGSVSVLLLQNNAISDQIATAIGSIEKLQTLDLSNNNFSVYISINGALYFIQVFLREGYYVEKTFKQTAEILKQRGMGLESQLDSLEVIIKDLQAETMFFGQTIAEAAEGLVEIREDL
- the LOC112696674 gene encoding protein MALE DISCOVERER 2-like isoform X2 encodes the protein MLPVFLLMIKPSEESANFFTDDKANQVLTLMAIKNELNDPHNVLENWDSNSIDPCSWRMITCNLDGSVSVLGMPSQNLSGTLSPWVGNLTNLQSMLLQNNAISDQIATAIGSIEKLQTLDLSNNNFSVYISINGALYFIQVFLREGYYVEKTFKQTAEILKQRGMGLESQLDSLEVIIKDLQAETMFFGQTIAEAAVHF
- the LOC112696674 gene encoding uncharacterized protein isoform X3, with product MIEIFAAVLSSSGINYEVLTLMAIKNELNDPHNVLENWDSNSIDPCSWRMITCNLDGSVSVLGMPSQNLSGTLSPWVGNLTNLQSMLLQNNAISDQIATAIGSIEKLQTLDLSNNNFSVYISINGALYFIQVFLREGYYVEKTFKQTAEILKQRGMGLESQLDSLEVIIKDLQAETMFFGQTIAEAAEGLVEIREDL
- the LOC112696674 gene encoding MDIS1-interacting receptor like kinase 1-like isoform X1, producing the protein MLPVFLLMIKPSEESANFFTDDKANQVLTLMAIKNELNDPHNVLENWDSNSIDPCSWRMITCNLDGSVSVLGMPSQNLSGTLSPWVGNLTNLQSMLLQNNAISDQIATAIGSIEKLQTLDLSNNNFSVYISINGALYFIQVFLREGYYVEKTFKQTAEILKQRGMGLESQLDSLEVIIKDLQAETMFFGQTIAEAAEGLVEIREDL
- the LOC112696674 gene encoding LRR receptor kinase SERL2-like isoform X6 → MIEIFAAVLSSSGINYEVLTLMAIKNELNDPHNVLENWDSNSIDPCSWRMITCNLDGSVSVLLLQNNAISDQIATAIGSIEKLQTLDLSNNNFSVYISINGALYFIQVFLREGYYVEKTFKQTAEILKQRGMGLESQLDSLEVIIKDLQAETMFFGQTIAEAAVHF